The DNA sequence GACAAAGTCGTAGTCGCGGATGATGTCCGCGATATTGGCCGCGTTGACCCATTCCTTATAGGTTCTGACCCGCACGGCGGGGTTGATGGCCTCCATCTTCTCCCGGGCCGATTCCACCTTGGGCTTACCCACGTCGGGGGTGAAGTGGATCACCTGGCGTTGCAGGTTGGACAGGTCCACGTCGTCCGCATCGGCGATACCGAGGGTGCCTATTCCTGCCGCTGCCAGGTAAAGGGCGATGGGCGCCCCCAGGCCGCCGGCGCCGATGATCAGCACGCGGCCGTCGAAGAGCCGCTGCTGCCCTTTGCCCCCCACCTCTTTCAGCATGATGTGGCGGGAATAGCGTTCGATCTGCTCGTCGGTCAGCATGGTCAGTGTCCTCCGCCCATGAAGTAGAGGAATTCCAGGGCGTCGCCGTCTTGTACCGGCGTGTTCCCGAAGGCGTCCCGTTCCAGGATCTCGCCCCTCAGTTCCACGGTAACGTACTGGCGCTGTGCCACATCCAGTTCCTCCAGCAGGGATTCTACGGTGCGGGCCGGGTTTTCTGCGAGGGTGGTT is a window from the Oryzomonas sagensis genome containing:
- the thiS gene encoding sulfur carrier protein ThiS, whose product is MNITINGKETTLAENPARTVESLLEELDVAQRQYVTVELRGEILERDAFGNTPVQDGDALEFLYFMGGGH